In one Bombyx mori chromosome 4, ASM3026992v2 genomic region, the following are encoded:
- the LOC101735802 gene encoding nuclear factor of activated T-cells 5 isoform X3: protein MLLKCTADGRPIKENGTPGNHASGTRGMKMTMSTAPTMSARVHRKVMRAPHKRAHPGKTHFSGKMVHAGKMAHPGKLSHLGKFGKLAHYAHTHSLRPPEPCENSNDSGLGTDPVNRLSDTVEDWEHPELKRHRGESEMPVKIECDNATDAYAFVPPGVQPAGVQPASALPVPVIRPGCSISSPNITESPGKRFQDPYRSCGKLGSGGKLANKYPGGGKLAGPGGKLGGKLAGKYGGKLAQAMARRRALAAMTQTGPPGLAAPLTNKSRDGTVELQILCQPETQHRARYQTEGSRGAVKDNSGTGFPMVKLVGYDKPAVLQVFIGTDTGRVQPHMFYQACRVSGKNSTPCKERKEDGTVIIEIDLEPAKDWKVTCDCVGILKERNVDVEHRFGEALGGVGSVGSVGGVGSVGAVSSASHVSRGKKKSTRCRMVFRTDIINPAGHRETLQVCSTQIICTQPPGVPEVCRKSLVSCPATGGLELYLLGKNFLKETKVVFCQRHEGRTTWEEEVTPDKEFLQQTHLVCCVPAYGRQDLSEAVAVQLFVRSGGKASEPHCFYYTPPALDTGPLHCSRHHSQGGEEARPVLMWGAMPPPALPVRRPSVILPDPHSPLGLKSEVMDETSQHSVVDHTDASCGPEGPEKTSTGNISDDLKVVDLRLKSENMSLDAQAQMSFVSSYDSMKLSPATPSQGESPTSIVSFTQQLQAIQTQAQTDKMVESVTAALFNTDENSGPIYPQMLPMSTMESMRHLISSKNNMDPLGTELKVLNPELMITDTAMQSTVLQTANEQRLMVYNQMTSGRAEERFNPFGNMTKLEMETSSAISQQNAQMEALVEDAMKATAAMLPADAAKLDELVNSRVDDHLSASSASPSGGSHASDVLLSPGAGVVTRGPAADLLPSAAISPDVILNPQVSPSMLCDANQHMVMPTGTAPEDLMMLPDQMQLTSVKTPPAAVKSMILNAAAEILTSDTTMNALVKSAINTANILTTESAAEQPPAEPAPEAPLVAMSQAVSQAVTQAVSQAVSQAVSQAVSHEMTAPVQGLTDMSDQDLLSYINTSTFDQGEYMDIYYD, encoded by the exons GCATGAAAATGACTATGTCAACTGCACCAACGATGAGCGCTCGCGTCCACAGGAAGGTGATGAGAGCGCCCCATAAGCGTGCCCATCCCGGCAAAACGCACTTCTCCGGGAAAATGGTACACGCCGGCAAAATGGCCCACCCGGGGAAACTGTCTCACTTGGGTAAATTCGGGAAGCTTGCCCACTATGCGCACACACACTCTCTGCGGCCTCCGGAGCCTTGCGAGAACAGTAACGACAGCGGCCTAGGGACCGATCCAGTCAACAG ATTGTCGGACACTGTGGAGGACTGGGAACATCCGGAGTTGAAACGGCATCGCGGCGAGTCGGAGATGCCCGTTAAGATCGAATGCGACAACGCTACCGATGCTTACGCGTTCGTCCCTCCCGGAGTCCAGCCCGCCGGAGTGCAGCCAGCATCAGCACTACCAGTCCCCGT AATAAGGCCGGGCTGCAGCATATCTAGTCCAAACATCACCGAGTCGCCAGGGAAGAGGTTTCAAGATCCGTACAGGTCTTGTGGAAAACTCGGCAGTGGAGGGAAACTAGCTAATAAGTACCCCGGGGGAGGAAAACTAGCCGGACCGGGGGGGAAACTTGGAGGCAAATTAGCCGGGAAATACGGAGGGAAGTTAGCACAGGCCATGGCGAGGCGGAGGGCGCTGGCTGCTATGACACAGACCGGACCGCCGGGCCTCGCCGCTCCACTCACCAACAAATCTAGGGACGGCACTGTGGAGCTACAAATACTGTGCCAGCCTGAAACTCAACACAGAGCGAG ATATCAGACTGAAGGCAGTCGGGGAGCCGTCAAAGATAACTCCGGGACCGGTTTTCCGATGGTCAAATTAGTTGGCTACGATAAGCCGGCCGTATTACAG GTATTTATAGGTACAGACACAGGACGAGTGCAACCTCACATGTTCTACCAGGCCTGCCGCGTCTCCGGGAAGAACTCGACGCCGTGCAAGGAGCGGAAGGAAGATGGAACCGTTATCATAGAGATAGACTTGGAGCCGGCCAAGGACTGGAAGGTCACGTGCGACTGCGTTGGTATACTCAAG GAGCGCAACGTGGACGTGGAGCACCGCTTCGGCGAGGCTCTGGGCGGCGTGGGGAGCGTGGGAAGCGTGGGGGGCGTGGGGAGCGTGGGGGCGGTGAGCAGCGCCAGCCACGTGTCCCGCGGCAAGAAAAAGTCGACGCGATGCCGCATGGTGTTCCGCACCGACATCATCAACCCCGCAGGACACCGGGAGACGCTACAGGTCTGCTCCACGCAGATCATATGCA CGCAACCGCCGGGCGTACCAGAGGTGTGCCGAAAGTCACTAGTCTCGTGTCCGGCCACCGGAGGCCTGGAACTATACCTGCTCGGCAAGAACTTCCTCAAGGAGACCAAGGTGGTGTTCTGTCAGAGGCACGAGGGTCGCACGACTTGGGAGGAAGAAGTCACGCCTGACAAAGAATTTTTGCAACAG ACGCACCTGGTGTGCTGCGTGCCGGCGTACGGGCGACAGGACCTGAGCGAGGCGGTGGCGGTGCAGCTGTTCGTGAGGTCGGGCGGCAAGGCGTCGGAGCCGCACTGCTTCTACTACACGCCGCCCGCTCTCGACACGGGCCCCCTACATTGCTCGCGCCATCACTCGCAAG GTGGCGAGGAGGCGCGGCCGGTGCTCATGTGGGGCGCGATGCCGCCGCCCGCCCTGCCCGTGCGCAGACCCTCCGTCATCCTGCCAGACCCACACTCGCCTCTCGGACTCAAGAGTGAG GTGATGGACGAGACCAGCCAGCACTCCGTGGTCGATCACACAGACGCTTCCTGTGGGCCTGAGGGACCTGAAAAGACCTCCACCGGTAACATTAGTGACGATCTGAAGGTCGTCGATCTGAGACTCAAGTCTGAGAATATGTCGCTCGACGCACAGGCCCAG ATGAGCTTCGTGAGCAGTTATGACTCGATGAAATTGTCGCCGGCCACCCCCAGCCAGGGAGAGTCGCCGACCTCTATCGTTTCGTTTACCCAGCAACTGCAAGCCATCCAGACCCAGGCTCAGACCGACAAGATGGTAGAGTCCGTCACCGCGGCCTTGTTCAACACTGACGAAAACTCCGGTCCGATATACCCGCAGATGTTACCAATGTCCACTATGGAATCAATGAGGCATCTCATCTCTTCTAAAAACAACATGGATCCTTTAGGAACCGAATTGAAGGTCCTCAACCCCGAGCTAATGATCACGGATACTGCGATGCAGTCGACCGTGCTGCAGACCGCTAACGAGCAACGACTCATGGTCTACAACCAGATGACATCCGGCCGAGCCGAAGAGAGATTCAACCCCTTTGGAAATATGACCAAGCTCGAGATGGAAACCTCCTCGGCGATATCGCAACAGAACGCACAGATGGAGGCGCTAGTCGAGGACGCTATGAAGGCCACCGCGGCAATGTTGCCTGCCGACGCGGCCAAACTAGACGAGCTAGTCAACTCTCGCGTGGACGACCATTTGTCGGCGTCGTCCGCCTCGCCATCGGGCGGGTCCCACGCTTCCGACGTCCTGCTGAGTCCGGGCGCCGGGGTGGTGACGCGGGGACCGGCCGCCGACTTGTTGCCCTCCGCCGCCATCTCGCCCGACGTCATCCTCAACCCACAAGTGTCACCCAGCATGCTATGCGACGCCAATCAGCACATGGTGATGCCGACCGGAACAGCACCCGAAGACCTCATGATGCTGCCGGATCAGATGCAGCTCACATCCGTGAAGACTCCACCGGCGGCCGTCAAATCTATGATCTTGAACGCGGCCGCAGAGATCCTGACATCGGACACGACGATGAACGCGCTCGTGAAGTCAGCCATCAACACGGCCAACATCCTGACGACGGAGAGCGCGGCCGAGCAGCCGCCCGCCGAGCCCGCCCCGGAGGCGCCGCTGGTGGCCATGTCGCAGGCCGTGTCGCAAGCCGTGACGCAGGCCGTGTCGCAGGCCGTGTCGCAGGCGGTGTCGCAAGCCGTGTCGCATGAGATGACGGCGCCGGTGCAGGGCCTCACGGACATGAGCGACCAGGACCTGCTCTCCTACATCAACACGAGCACCTTCGACCAGGGTGAGTACATGGACATCTACTACGATTGA
- the LOC101735802 gene encoding nuclear factor of activated T-cells 5 isoform X1, which translates to MLLKCTADGRPIKENGTPGNHASGTRGMKMTMSTAPTMSARVHRKVMRAPHKRAHPGKTHFSGKMVHAGKMAHPGKLSHLGKFGKLAHYAHTHSLRPPEPCENSNDSGLGTDPVNRLSDTVEDWEHPELKRHRGESEMPVKIECDNATDAYAFVPPGVQPAGVQPASALPVPVIRPGCSISSPNITESPGKRFQDPYRSCGKLGSGGKLANKYPGGGKLAGPGGKLGGKLAGKYGGKLAQAMARRRALAAMTQTGPPGLAAPLTNKSRDGTVELQILCQPETQHRARYQTEGSRGAVKDNSGTGFPMVKLVGYDKPAVLQVFIGTDTGRVQPHMFYQACRVSGKNSTPCKERKEDGTVIIEIDLEPAKDWKVTCDCVGILKERNVDVEHRFGEALGGVGSVGSVGGVGSVGAVSSASHVSRGKKKSTRCRMVFRTDIINPAGHRETLQVCSTQIICTQPPGVPEVCRKSLVSCPATGGLELYLLGKNFLKETKVVFCQRHEGRTTWEEEVTPDKEFLQQTHLVCCVPAYGRQDLSEAVAVQLFVRSGGKASEPHCFYYTPPALDTGPLHCSRHHSQGSDHSRAPPLPADPRQHGGEEARPVLMWGAMPPPALPVRRPSVILPDPHSPLGLKSEVMDETSQHSVVDHTDASCGPEGPEKTSTGNISDDLKVVDLRLKSENMSLDAQAQMSFVSSYDSMKLSPATPSQGESPTSIVSFTQQLQAIQTQAQTDKMVESVTAALFNTDENSGPIYPQMLPMSTMESMRHLISSKNNMDPLGTELKVLNPELMITDTAMQSTVLQTANEQRLMVYNQMTSGRAEERFNPFGNMTKLEMETSSAISQQNAQMEALVEDAMKATAAMLPADAAKLDELVNSRVDDHLSASSASPSGGSHASDVLLSPGAGVVTRGPAADLLPSAAISPDVILNPQVSPSMLCDANQHMVMPTGTAPEDLMMLPDQMQLTSVKTPPAAVKSMILNAAAEILTSDTTMNALVKSAINTANILTTESAAEQPPAEPAPEAPLVAMSQAVSQAVTQAVSQAVSQAVSQAVSHEMTAPVQGLTDMSDQDLLSYINTSTFDQGEYMDIYYD; encoded by the exons GCATGAAAATGACTATGTCAACTGCACCAACGATGAGCGCTCGCGTCCACAGGAAGGTGATGAGAGCGCCCCATAAGCGTGCCCATCCCGGCAAAACGCACTTCTCCGGGAAAATGGTACACGCCGGCAAAATGGCCCACCCGGGGAAACTGTCTCACTTGGGTAAATTCGGGAAGCTTGCCCACTATGCGCACACACACTCTCTGCGGCCTCCGGAGCCTTGCGAGAACAGTAACGACAGCGGCCTAGGGACCGATCCAGTCAACAG ATTGTCGGACACTGTGGAGGACTGGGAACATCCGGAGTTGAAACGGCATCGCGGCGAGTCGGAGATGCCCGTTAAGATCGAATGCGACAACGCTACCGATGCTTACGCGTTCGTCCCTCCCGGAGTCCAGCCCGCCGGAGTGCAGCCAGCATCAGCACTACCAGTCCCCGT AATAAGGCCGGGCTGCAGCATATCTAGTCCAAACATCACCGAGTCGCCAGGGAAGAGGTTTCAAGATCCGTACAGGTCTTGTGGAAAACTCGGCAGTGGAGGGAAACTAGCTAATAAGTACCCCGGGGGAGGAAAACTAGCCGGACCGGGGGGGAAACTTGGAGGCAAATTAGCCGGGAAATACGGAGGGAAGTTAGCACAGGCCATGGCGAGGCGGAGGGCGCTGGCTGCTATGACACAGACCGGACCGCCGGGCCTCGCCGCTCCACTCACCAACAAATCTAGGGACGGCACTGTGGAGCTACAAATACTGTGCCAGCCTGAAACTCAACACAGAGCGAG ATATCAGACTGAAGGCAGTCGGGGAGCCGTCAAAGATAACTCCGGGACCGGTTTTCCGATGGTCAAATTAGTTGGCTACGATAAGCCGGCCGTATTACAG GTATTTATAGGTACAGACACAGGACGAGTGCAACCTCACATGTTCTACCAGGCCTGCCGCGTCTCCGGGAAGAACTCGACGCCGTGCAAGGAGCGGAAGGAAGATGGAACCGTTATCATAGAGATAGACTTGGAGCCGGCCAAGGACTGGAAGGTCACGTGCGACTGCGTTGGTATACTCAAG GAGCGCAACGTGGACGTGGAGCACCGCTTCGGCGAGGCTCTGGGCGGCGTGGGGAGCGTGGGAAGCGTGGGGGGCGTGGGGAGCGTGGGGGCGGTGAGCAGCGCCAGCCACGTGTCCCGCGGCAAGAAAAAGTCGACGCGATGCCGCATGGTGTTCCGCACCGACATCATCAACCCCGCAGGACACCGGGAGACGCTACAGGTCTGCTCCACGCAGATCATATGCA CGCAACCGCCGGGCGTACCAGAGGTGTGCCGAAAGTCACTAGTCTCGTGTCCGGCCACCGGAGGCCTGGAACTATACCTGCTCGGCAAGAACTTCCTCAAGGAGACCAAGGTGGTGTTCTGTCAGAGGCACGAGGGTCGCACGACTTGGGAGGAAGAAGTCACGCCTGACAAAGAATTTTTGCAACAG ACGCACCTGGTGTGCTGCGTGCCGGCGTACGGGCGACAGGACCTGAGCGAGGCGGTGGCGGTGCAGCTGTTCGTGAGGTCGGGCGGCAAGGCGTCGGAGCCGCACTGCTTCTACTACACGCCGCCCGCTCTCGACACGGGCCCCCTACATTGCTCGCGCCATCACTCGCAAG GTAGCGACCACAGCCGAGCGCCGCCGCTGCCCGCTGACCCGCGCCAGCACG GTGGCGAGGAGGCGCGGCCGGTGCTCATGTGGGGCGCGATGCCGCCGCCCGCCCTGCCCGTGCGCAGACCCTCCGTCATCCTGCCAGACCCACACTCGCCTCTCGGACTCAAGAGTGAG GTGATGGACGAGACCAGCCAGCACTCCGTGGTCGATCACACAGACGCTTCCTGTGGGCCTGAGGGACCTGAAAAGACCTCCACCGGTAACATTAGTGACGATCTGAAGGTCGTCGATCTGAGACTCAAGTCTGAGAATATGTCGCTCGACGCACAGGCCCAG ATGAGCTTCGTGAGCAGTTATGACTCGATGAAATTGTCGCCGGCCACCCCCAGCCAGGGAGAGTCGCCGACCTCTATCGTTTCGTTTACCCAGCAACTGCAAGCCATCCAGACCCAGGCTCAGACCGACAAGATGGTAGAGTCCGTCACCGCGGCCTTGTTCAACACTGACGAAAACTCCGGTCCGATATACCCGCAGATGTTACCAATGTCCACTATGGAATCAATGAGGCATCTCATCTCTTCTAAAAACAACATGGATCCTTTAGGAACCGAATTGAAGGTCCTCAACCCCGAGCTAATGATCACGGATACTGCGATGCAGTCGACCGTGCTGCAGACCGCTAACGAGCAACGACTCATGGTCTACAACCAGATGACATCCGGCCGAGCCGAAGAGAGATTCAACCCCTTTGGAAATATGACCAAGCTCGAGATGGAAACCTCCTCGGCGATATCGCAACAGAACGCACAGATGGAGGCGCTAGTCGAGGACGCTATGAAGGCCACCGCGGCAATGTTGCCTGCCGACGCGGCCAAACTAGACGAGCTAGTCAACTCTCGCGTGGACGACCATTTGTCGGCGTCGTCCGCCTCGCCATCGGGCGGGTCCCACGCTTCCGACGTCCTGCTGAGTCCGGGCGCCGGGGTGGTGACGCGGGGACCGGCCGCCGACTTGTTGCCCTCCGCCGCCATCTCGCCCGACGTCATCCTCAACCCACAAGTGTCACCCAGCATGCTATGCGACGCCAATCAGCACATGGTGATGCCGACCGGAACAGCACCCGAAGACCTCATGATGCTGCCGGATCAGATGCAGCTCACATCCGTGAAGACTCCACCGGCGGCCGTCAAATCTATGATCTTGAACGCGGCCGCAGAGATCCTGACATCGGACACGACGATGAACGCGCTCGTGAAGTCAGCCATCAACACGGCCAACATCCTGACGACGGAGAGCGCGGCCGAGCAGCCGCCCGCCGAGCCCGCCCCGGAGGCGCCGCTGGTGGCCATGTCGCAGGCCGTGTCGCAAGCCGTGACGCAGGCCGTGTCGCAGGCCGTGTCGCAGGCGGTGTCGCAAGCCGTGTCGCATGAGATGACGGCGCCGGTGCAGGGCCTCACGGACATGAGCGACCAGGACCTGCTCTCCTACATCAACACGAGCACCTTCGACCAGGGTGAGTACATGGACATCTACTACGATTGA
- the LOC101735802 gene encoding nuclear factor of activated T-cells 5 isoform X5, translating to MLLKCTADGRPIKENGTPGNHASGTRGMKMTMSTAPTMSARVHRKVMRAPHKRAHPGKTHFSGKMVHAGKMAHPGKLSHLGKFGKLAHYAHTHSLRPPEPCENSNDSGLGTDPVNRIRPGCSISSPNITESPGKRFQDPYRSCGKLGSGGKLANKYPGGGKLAGPGGKLGGKLAGKYGGKLAQAMARRRALAAMTQTGPPGLAAPLTNKSRDGTVELQILCQPETQHRARYQTEGSRGAVKDNSGTGFPMVKLVGYDKPAVLQVFIGTDTGRVQPHMFYQACRVSGKNSTPCKERKEDGTVIIEIDLEPAKDWKVTCDCVGILKERNVDVEHRFGEALGGVGSVGSVGGVGSVGAVSSASHVSRGKKKSTRCRMVFRTDIINPAGHRETLQVCSTQIICTQPPGVPEVCRKSLVSCPATGGLELYLLGKNFLKETKVVFCQRHEGRTTWEEEVTPDKEFLQQTHLVCCVPAYGRQDLSEAVAVQLFVRSGGKASEPHCFYYTPPALDTGPLHCSRHHSQGSDHSRAPPLPADPRQHGGEEARPVLMWGAMPPPALPVRRPSVILPDPHSPLGLKSEVMDETSQHSVVDHTDASCGPEGPEKTSTGNISDDLKVVDLRLKSENMSLDAQAQMSFVSSYDSMKLSPATPSQGESPTSIVSFTQQLQAIQTQAQTDKMVESVTAALFNTDENSGPIYPQMLPMSTMESMRHLISSKNNMDPLGTELKVLNPELMITDTAMQSTVLQTANEQRLMVYNQMTSGRAEERFNPFGNMTKLEMETSSAISQQNAQMEALVEDAMKATAAMLPADAAKLDELVNSRVDDHLSASSASPSGGSHASDVLLSPGAGVVTRGPAADLLPSAAISPDVILNPQVSPSMLCDANQHMVMPTGTAPEDLMMLPDQMQLTSVKTPPAAVKSMILNAAAEILTSDTTMNALVKSAINTANILTTESAAEQPPAEPAPEAPLVAMSQAVSQAVTQAVSQAVSQAVSQAVSHEMTAPVQGLTDMSDQDLLSYINTSTFDQGEYMDIYYD from the exons GCATGAAAATGACTATGTCAACTGCACCAACGATGAGCGCTCGCGTCCACAGGAAGGTGATGAGAGCGCCCCATAAGCGTGCCCATCCCGGCAAAACGCACTTCTCCGGGAAAATGGTACACGCCGGCAAAATGGCCCACCCGGGGAAACTGTCTCACTTGGGTAAATTCGGGAAGCTTGCCCACTATGCGCACACACACTCTCTGCGGCCTCCGGAGCCTTGCGAGAACAGTAACGACAGCGGCCTAGGGACCGATCCAGTCAACAG AATAAGGCCGGGCTGCAGCATATCTAGTCCAAACATCACCGAGTCGCCAGGGAAGAGGTTTCAAGATCCGTACAGGTCTTGTGGAAAACTCGGCAGTGGAGGGAAACTAGCTAATAAGTACCCCGGGGGAGGAAAACTAGCCGGACCGGGGGGGAAACTTGGAGGCAAATTAGCCGGGAAATACGGAGGGAAGTTAGCACAGGCCATGGCGAGGCGGAGGGCGCTGGCTGCTATGACACAGACCGGACCGCCGGGCCTCGCCGCTCCACTCACCAACAAATCTAGGGACGGCACTGTGGAGCTACAAATACTGTGCCAGCCTGAAACTCAACACAGAGCGAG ATATCAGACTGAAGGCAGTCGGGGAGCCGTCAAAGATAACTCCGGGACCGGTTTTCCGATGGTCAAATTAGTTGGCTACGATAAGCCGGCCGTATTACAG GTATTTATAGGTACAGACACAGGACGAGTGCAACCTCACATGTTCTACCAGGCCTGCCGCGTCTCCGGGAAGAACTCGACGCCGTGCAAGGAGCGGAAGGAAGATGGAACCGTTATCATAGAGATAGACTTGGAGCCGGCCAAGGACTGGAAGGTCACGTGCGACTGCGTTGGTATACTCAAG GAGCGCAACGTGGACGTGGAGCACCGCTTCGGCGAGGCTCTGGGCGGCGTGGGGAGCGTGGGAAGCGTGGGGGGCGTGGGGAGCGTGGGGGCGGTGAGCAGCGCCAGCCACGTGTCCCGCGGCAAGAAAAAGTCGACGCGATGCCGCATGGTGTTCCGCACCGACATCATCAACCCCGCAGGACACCGGGAGACGCTACAGGTCTGCTCCACGCAGATCATATGCA CGCAACCGCCGGGCGTACCAGAGGTGTGCCGAAAGTCACTAGTCTCGTGTCCGGCCACCGGAGGCCTGGAACTATACCTGCTCGGCAAGAACTTCCTCAAGGAGACCAAGGTGGTGTTCTGTCAGAGGCACGAGGGTCGCACGACTTGGGAGGAAGAAGTCACGCCTGACAAAGAATTTTTGCAACAG ACGCACCTGGTGTGCTGCGTGCCGGCGTACGGGCGACAGGACCTGAGCGAGGCGGTGGCGGTGCAGCTGTTCGTGAGGTCGGGCGGCAAGGCGTCGGAGCCGCACTGCTTCTACTACACGCCGCCCGCTCTCGACACGGGCCCCCTACATTGCTCGCGCCATCACTCGCAAG GTAGCGACCACAGCCGAGCGCCGCCGCTGCCCGCTGACCCGCGCCAGCACG GTGGCGAGGAGGCGCGGCCGGTGCTCATGTGGGGCGCGATGCCGCCGCCCGCCCTGCCCGTGCGCAGACCCTCCGTCATCCTGCCAGACCCACACTCGCCTCTCGGACTCAAGAGTGAG GTGATGGACGAGACCAGCCAGCACTCCGTGGTCGATCACACAGACGCTTCCTGTGGGCCTGAGGGACCTGAAAAGACCTCCACCGGTAACATTAGTGACGATCTGAAGGTCGTCGATCTGAGACTCAAGTCTGAGAATATGTCGCTCGACGCACAGGCCCAG ATGAGCTTCGTGAGCAGTTATGACTCGATGAAATTGTCGCCGGCCACCCCCAGCCAGGGAGAGTCGCCGACCTCTATCGTTTCGTTTACCCAGCAACTGCAAGCCATCCAGACCCAGGCTCAGACCGACAAGATGGTAGAGTCCGTCACCGCGGCCTTGTTCAACACTGACGAAAACTCCGGTCCGATATACCCGCAGATGTTACCAATGTCCACTATGGAATCAATGAGGCATCTCATCTCTTCTAAAAACAACATGGATCCTTTAGGAACCGAATTGAAGGTCCTCAACCCCGAGCTAATGATCACGGATACTGCGATGCAGTCGACCGTGCTGCAGACCGCTAACGAGCAACGACTCATGGTCTACAACCAGATGACATCCGGCCGAGCCGAAGAGAGATTCAACCCCTTTGGAAATATGACCAAGCTCGAGATGGAAACCTCCTCGGCGATATCGCAACAGAACGCACAGATGGAGGCGCTAGTCGAGGACGCTATGAAGGCCACCGCGGCAATGTTGCCTGCCGACGCGGCCAAACTAGACGAGCTAGTCAACTCTCGCGTGGACGACCATTTGTCGGCGTCGTCCGCCTCGCCATCGGGCGGGTCCCACGCTTCCGACGTCCTGCTGAGTCCGGGCGCCGGGGTGGTGACGCGGGGACCGGCCGCCGACTTGTTGCCCTCCGCCGCCATCTCGCCCGACGTCATCCTCAACCCACAAGTGTCACCCAGCATGCTATGCGACGCCAATCAGCACATGGTGATGCCGACCGGAACAGCACCCGAAGACCTCATGATGCTGCCGGATCAGATGCAGCTCACATCCGTGAAGACTCCACCGGCGGCCGTCAAATCTATGATCTTGAACGCGGCCGCAGAGATCCTGACATCGGACACGACGATGAACGCGCTCGTGAAGTCAGCCATCAACACGGCCAACATCCTGACGACGGAGAGCGCGGCCGAGCAGCCGCCCGCCGAGCCCGCCCCGGAGGCGCCGCTGGTGGCCATGTCGCAGGCCGTGTCGCAAGCCGTGACGCAGGCCGTGTCGCAGGCCGTGTCGCAGGCGGTGTCGCAAGCCGTGTCGCATGAGATGACGGCGCCGGTGCAGGGCCTCACGGACATGAGCGACCAGGACCTGCTCTCCTACATCAACACGAGCACCTTCGACCAGGGTGAGTACATGGACATCTACTACGATTGA